In the Drosophila teissieri strain GT53w chromosome 3R, Prin_Dtei_1.1, whole genome shotgun sequence genome, TTATATATCCGAAAGTTTCCTAAGCTAGTGAAGAACAAATATCCGCAGATGATAAGTAAATAGCGCAACACAATTGAAAatctgcaaaacaaatttggcACACCACATTTTGCTCCTCTTGTTTGCTTCCCACTGATGATGTTTACCCTCCGGAGGAAAACAGTTGTAGGCGCGTTTAAATGACGGCAATATATATTTCACTTATAAGATATATAACTATGTTAATCAATGTTGCTGATTTATGTTAAAAATCGAACAATTCTCCACTTGTTTATGTGTAAGTTCATTTGGCGCTGTTTCGAAATCGGTAAGTATTGTATAGAAAAAGTGATGCATATGCATGCATGCGTCTGATTAAGCTTGAACTATGTGTGTATTTATGTAAATGTTAATGCCGtgaaaattacaattttagaCAATCGAATTGTTGGTAACTACTACAAACATGATGAATACAATTCTATTCATTTTTCAAATACAAAACAATCAATTCTCGCTGGCCTTTCGgttcaataattaaaaacacaattgTAACATATGCGAATGTGTGTATATGTTGATGCTTGCTTCGGCACAAAATGCAGTTTCGGTAGCTTTTCACTTACATGACTATGCCTGCTATTGCATAAATACTAACTAACTGGCCGTACACTGCCTTGGCTAATCATTAACGGCTAATCTAGCATACAGTATGTGGCTGCAGCGGAGGCACATCTCCCAGCACACCCGTGACTAAGTCGCATGCCCCAAAGCCGCTCCGGCCGCTGCATTGCCAAGCTGAAAGGATGCGAAAATGCATTGGTTAGATACACTTTCAGCTGAGGTAGGAATTTCAGAGATACTCACACATATGGTTATAGGTTATAAAGCTTTAGCTGCTTCCACAGCTTtgtattgatttattttttggaaacGCACTCGCTGGCGCTGACTTTTGCTTGATAATTGCTGAAACGgactctcctcctcctccttcatGTTCCTGTTGATGCGACTGTGGCTGGTTGGTCTCACATGAAAAACTCGTTGGCTGAATGGGAAAGCGGAAGTCACGTTCGCCCCGGACGATCGAATATTGTAATCTCTATGACGCGAAGTCCCCGATAAGTTGGGTCGATCAGCTGCAGGCCCTTGGCGTTGTAAATGCGTTCGTTTTGGGAAGCCACAAATTTGGATATCTTGCGAAGGGTCTGTGGGGGTGGAAGAGCATTAGTTTGGGGGTGATAATTGCAGGTTGATAGTCATGAGGTAATAGAGCTCAATGTTTCCTTGCTGTTGTTTTACTACTAAAGACAATTGTATGGGTAATCGTATAAAAGATTAATATAGGGCAAGCTCATTGCTGATATTTGATTTATCCAAGTTCTATAAAGGTAGTCATTAGTGACAAAGGAAGCTCTATAAACCGCGACCTTTATACCTTAAAAGATATGAAAGCCTGAAAACAAAGGCATTTACTAAATGCTTGATATCTTAGGTGAATCAGCTAATAATATCACATAACGACGTTTGAAATTCTTGACCCCAAATCCCTATTTTCAAAGTGGAACTCGACTACACAAGCTGGCTATCTTCGGCTCCATTTGCTTTGACCCACATGAGTGTAATGCAAGCCCCAATGACGCACCTTTTCGTAGTGCGTCTCGGAGCACATGTAGATCAAGTAGGCCGTGATGCAGCCAATGCAGCCCTCGCAGTAGGTGCCGCAGGATCCCTCCTCCGCCTCGGCGTAGAACTCGTTTAGCCTGTTGATGGTGGCCTCGAAGACGTGTCGTTCAATCTGCACGGCAATGCAGGGATATGCTTAGATTATGAGCACACAGATATGGGATATGATAGTCACCATGCCCTCCAGTTCGGCGGGCAGCCGTGTGTGGAACTTGACGGAGGTTCCTTCGCTGTAGTCGCGCTGGATGAAGACCTTGCTGAAGACCACGCCCCCTCCGGTCGCCTGGAGCGCTGTGGGATTGCCGCCCGCTGGAGTAGCGCCGCCGCCTTGGGACATGTTGTCGCTGAAAAGGCGGATAATGGCGTTAATGGCCTCGCTCTGCAGCGCCCGATGCATTTGGTTTAGGGCAATCATCTTGATGCGCCGAGTGGAGTGTCCCAATCCCAAATGGACAGCTGGCCTTGCCTTTTCCAGCAGCCCCCGAATTGGGGCTGTTTTGCCCCACTGGTCAGTGGGGCAAGGCCTGCTGGGTGACCCACCTGTTTGCCTTGGCTTGATGTAACCTCAGTTGGCCTGGTTAAGCTCGCAGGAATCCCCTAATTGCCTTAAATTCCTCAAATTGGTCGACAGATAAATGTTTGCAAACGCCAAGTGTTACCAGACCGCGAATTGTGTTTTAGACCAGGCCAGTGTTACCAGATCTTGGGCCAGCTGCAATTCGTTCGATAGATGTTCTAAAAATACTGCATATGTATCAAATTATCGGTTATCGATGCCTGGCGTTGCCACTGAGGTAGGAATATATCACGTCCTAGGCGCCAAAATTTGAATCGGAATTCTGGTTAGGATTTTATGATTGTAGGGTTAAGATTAAGAACGTTCTGCCAATTCAAGGAGTGGAtcttaaacaatttatttctaTCTCTTGTACTATAATTTTAAGGACTTGTATATTAATTTAGGCAACGTTTCCAACGTATTGCAGAGGAAAAACTGTGAATTTAGAGCTTGGCCTTGACAGCCGTGGCCGCCACCAGAGCGGCTCCTCTGCCGGATCCGTCCTCCGAGACAACGAGTTCGAACTTGACGCCCGGCTTGAGCAGCTTCTTCATGTGGAACTGCAGCAGATCGTGGTACTTGGGATGGAAGCGATACACGCTGCCGTCGATGCCGATGACCACCTCGTTGATGTTCATCTTGTTGATGATCGTGACCAGGCCGCAGGCACACAACTTGGCTGACCTGGAGGACACTGCCTCGCAGATGAATCGCAGGGCCTCCTTGTCCGGTTCCTGGCAGCCCACGATGCCCAGTTCGCTGAGGACCTTGTTGCAGCTGCGATACTCTCCCGGTGCATCGCTTTCAATGTCGGAAATATAGGAGGACTTGAAGCTCCAGCGCTCCTGGATCTTTTGGGAACTGGTGCCGTGGAACATAAGGTCTCTGGCTACCATGTCCATGACGACCAAACGCACCAGCTCACCCATATACATGCCCGAGATGCACTTTTCGAACGTCTGCTTGCCGGGATTGGGCGTTACCTTGTCGACGATCTTGTCGTAGGTGGTGCGAACGAACTCCAGCACACCATTGTCCCCGAAGGCGCCCCACTCGCAGTTGATGATCATCGACGGCTTGGGACTGGTCTGATATCCCTCGAAGCATTCGGCATTTACTGTCTTCTCCACATAGCACGCATTGCTGCCGGTTCCCACGATCAGTCCTATGCGGCAGTTGGGATGGTAGAAAGCGCAGGACATCAGGGTGCCCACCGTATCGTTGAGAATGGCCACTGTGTTCACCTTCATGTCGCCCCTGCGATCGATGGCCTCCTGGAGCAGAGTTACCTAGGGACACAAATATCAACCCATCTATGACCCATACACCCTAAACGACCTGAACGACCTACCACATTCTTGCCCACCACGCCTTCGCAGCTGAATCCTTTGGTCCAGGCCACTAGGATGCCCTTGGAGAGTCCCTGCTGCTGGACCGGAAACGAGAAGGTGAAGCCCAGCGGCAGTGACTCGTTCTCCAGGCCATGGTAGTGGCAAAACTCCGACAGACACTCGGCCAGGAAGTCGAATAGCGCCTTTCCAGATCCGGACATCAGGGTTACGGGAAAATTGAAACTCTTCGACACGATCTCCACGTCCGCTTCGCTAAGCAGATTCACGAGAAGCACCCTGAAAGTGGAGCCGCCCAGATCCAGTGCCAAGTACTTGCCCCGCTCCTTGCCAGTGGGAAGATCCTGCACATGGCTGACGAAGCACTTGATCACCGCCCGCGAGTGCGTGTCCTTGGCCAGGCCCATCTTGATCTCCTTGGTCATGCGCTCCACCACCTCGGTCATCTTCTCCTGGTCGATGAGGAAGCCCTTGACCGCGGCCTCTATTTCCGTGTTAACCAGGCTCGGCATTTTTCCGTCACGAAAGAAAATTTTCAGTACAGGGCCAAATAGAGAATGAGTGAAAAGTCCAGACGTCCTTCTCATGACTGCATTTCAGGGCTACAAAGAAAAGTCAAGCGCTGCTTTTCTCATTGTAACTAGGCAAAGATTTAACTCTATACataataacataatttattCAAGCACTCTAGTAATCCATGGTAAACAACTTGGCGTCCGTTTTGTACTTGTTGGCGTGGGCCATGCCCGCCATAATGGCCGCTCCCACGCCGCAACTGTCCTGGGTGATGACGAACTCGAACTTGTACTTGGGGTCGGTTAGCATGCGGGTGTACTTGTTCAGCACGGCGGAGAAGGTGGGATGAAGGCGGTAGATGCCGCCATCCACGGCGATCGAGATCTCCGGCAGGTGCATGCGGTTGATGAGGCAGGACACGCCACTGGCCACCAGCATGGCAGCTCGATTGGTCACCGTATCGCAGATATACTTCAGGGCAGCCAGATCCCGCTCCTTGCAGTGGCGTATGCGGAACTTGTCCATCACCTCCTGGGCCTTCGTATAGACGCCCGGGGGATCGGAGACTATTTCGATCAGCGACACCATGTCCAGCTTCCACTGGATGCCTATGTAATCGCGCCTGTCCTCGGCGAAGATGGAGCCCGATTTCATCAGGCGCAGCACGATAATGCGAACCAATTCCCCCATGCAGAGGGCGCCACTGAACTTCTCATAGATGCGACTGCCCGGATTTATGGACTCGGTGTCCAGCTGGCGATCGAATTCGTTGCGTATGAAATCCAACTGCCCCGTGTCCCCGAAGTGGGCCCAATCCGAATTGATGATCATTATCTTTCGCTCCTCATCACCCTCGTACAACTCACACCTCTCGACCCTCTCCACATAGCAGCTATTGGCAATACTGCCCATGACCAAGCCCATCCGCGTATCCGGCTGGGCCCAGCACAGACCCAGCAGGGAACCGGCGCCCACATTGATGATGCCCATGACCTCGACGGATATGTCGGAGAACTTGGCCAGTGCATCGCGCAGCAGCTGGACCACATCCTTGCCGATGACGCCTTGGGCGCCAAACTCCTTGGTCCACGACACAAGGATGCCCATGTCCAGGGCATGCTTTTTCAGGGTGAAGGCAAAGGCTATGCCCAGCGGCAGATTCTCCTTCTCCACCTTCTTCTCCTTCACGAAATTGGCAATGCTGTTGGCCAGAAAGTTGAAGAGCTCGGTTCCCCGACCCGCTGCCACAGTGTGTGGCATTATCACGCACTTGGAACTGGTATATATGTCGTTCTCGCTACTGAACTTCACCAGCATTATCCGGCAGTTGGTGGGCATCATCTCCAGGGCCAAGAACTGACCACGCTCCCTGCCCGATGGCAAGTCCTGCACATAGCTCAAGTGGCACGGAACCGTCGAGCGATCGTGGTGATCGCGACTCAGTCCCATCGTAATCTCGCGGTCCATGGAGCTTCTAATCTTCTCAAGGTCCTCAACGCTCGGATGGAACAGCTTGCAGACCTTGTACACCTCCGGAAAGTCCTCCTCCGGATTAAATGAGATGGACATTGCGATGTCTGTTTGTGGATCTCTTATAGAAGGTATCAAAGCAATCGCCCTGTTTCAGAAACGCTtcattaaaactaattttctAAGAGTCTACTGTGTTTCCATAATACACATATATCTAAAAATCCCAGTTCCATTGTAGAAAAGATTGCTTAGGCGTCTTGAATCAACACTGGGTGCTTTATTTACAGGATAACGAGAAATGCGTCACAAGAAAATGCTTAGATCACTAGTTGAGTTGAGTGGAGTTATCATGTGGATGTGGCGGTGAGCAGCGTTTACCTTCGCAGGATGTGCGTATATCCTGTCAGCTGCTGGCTATGACACAAATAATTCCGCCTGAATGGCGCATCGCATGTAATGGCTAATAGTGAAAGTCGGGTTAAAACTCGCACTCTAACTTAAGACGAGGATTAGGCTTAAAATGAGAGAGTGTTAGGCTGGCCACGAAACACGCGTCACGTGAGAAACATATCCGGAAAATCGCTGTGCAGCAGGTCGAAAGGATAGCCATCCAGAGCGGAGAACGAACTAATGCAGGCCGATGGTTGCTGGTCGCTGGCAAAGTCGAAGGAATCCTTGGAGCTCTGGTCCAGCAATCGCAAACTAAGCTCCACATCCGACTTCTCCAGACCCGACATGGGCAGATCTCCTCGGCAGCCGGGCAGCAGGGACTCCCCGCTGCCAGTGAGCAGACTTCCGTAGCCGGGACTCAGACAGGACAGGGAATCCCCATCGGAGGCGTCCAGCAGCAGGGAGTCCAGGGCGCTGAGCCCGTTCAGTCCCGCCAGAGTGTCCAGCTCCAGACCcggactgctgctgctgctgtggctattcgacgacgacgaggagagCGATGCGTaggcggaggaggcgggcGATCCAATCGAGGAGGTGGCGTAGCACGACTCACCGGAACTTATTGCTGGCATCTGGGGCACTGCCTTGGCCTGCTTTTGGCTCTGTCGTTTGCTGGCGGCGGAGCTCTTCTTGCCACTGCCCTTGGTCTTGGCTGGTTTCTTTGCCACGGGAACGGGTAGCTCCACTTCCACCTCGGCCTCCTCGCTCGCATCCAAGTCCACTCGCGCCTCCCGATTGGCACTCTCCTCCAGACACTCGCCTATGAACTCGCTCTCATAGCTGGGATCCCGCATCGAGTCGGTCAGCATGGTGATGTACTTCATGGCCAGTCGCAGGGTGGTGATCTTGGTCAGCTTCTCGTTGGTATTGGCCGCATCCTCGCCCTTTATCGCCTCGGGCACACAATGCCTCAGGGTCTCGAACGCCGTGTTGATCTCACGCATTCTAGTGCGCTCCCGGGCATTCGCAGTTTTTCGCCTGTATTTGCTCAGTGGCGGTGCTTTCGTCTTGGACTTGGTGGGTGCGTTCTTCCTCGATTTACTAGCCGGCTCCGCGATGGGATCCAGTTCCAGTTGAAAGTCGGGCAGGCTGGTGGCTTCTCCGTCCTCGTTGGAGCCCCTCTTCTGACGCTTCTGTCGCAGGGAGTACTTCTCGCCACGCGCACTGGCCGTCTTCCTCTTGCGCGAATCCTTGGCGTCCGTCGCGGAGGCCATGTCATTCAGATCGGCGTAGTTGTGCAGCTCGTACGTATTGGACTTCATCTGAAAGTGGAGTGCAGAGGCAGTCTTTAGTCGAGGGTCTGCTAGGTATATTTCGAACCCATCCCATACCATCCCATCCCGGGGCAATTAACAATTTTGTACAATTTTCGAAAGACATCGGGGAGCATATGGGGAATGTGCAATGAAGCGAATCGGTTATTTTCGGACCCACCCCGCCAAAAACTTCCGTAAACGGCTCTCGAATTGGCTTCAATGAACTGAAGTCGATTCTTGAGTAGTGCTTCCGTCATAAAACCCACTGAAGCCGAAAAACCGAGACGAAactaaacgaaacgaaacgcatCAAGccaaaaaactaataaatacaatttaccaGCAAGAGGGGGGCCAAGAACAAATTGGTctgccaaatgaaatttctcattgctcactgctcactgctcaTTGCGTTGCGCAATCTACAAAATTCCTGGTATCTTCTCGATCGCTTTCTGAGTCACATTTGCCAGCGAAACGGTCGAAGAGTATGAGCTGGCTTCACAAATCCTAAAAACGGTGTAGTCAAGTTTGTTGAGTTCTGGACATTCAGAAAGCCCATATTAGCTTTACGTACTTCTCATCGTGTGAGTAATGCGAATAATGTAAACGCAAGCAAGTGTCACTCACAATTTTATCTAGAAGCATTTACTTTAACGTGTAAGctacaaatattaaacaaaaaattctgTTATCGTGACcagaacaaaataaaactaaactatgAATTCCGCTAGATTTTCTAAGCTGATAAGAACCTTGAATGAGAAAATATACATTGGGTTTCTGTTGTTTAAGCCTTTGAACATAAATTCGAAAttctaataaaaattttattagcTGATATAAAACTTTTAACACGAaagttcataaaaatatttgaagaCCTcgttaaattacaaaaatatacaaaaatataaaatatacaaacatgTATTTTCAGATgtgaaagaaaaataaatttggttttGTAAATAGCCCCtagatataaatgtttatgaaATTTCgactaattaaaattacatttgctTTGATCAACAGTTGTTTATTTctttagttaaatattttatcccAATAATTCCCgaattttgtattattgtatGTTTCCGCTtgtgaaatatatttgaaatatcgataaaaaaatatgtttgcttCTTAGAATTAAAATGAAACTGTAACTGTTTATAtcgttgtttttcttattCGTCACTCAAGAATGTTTATGAAACATGAGTAGATTGTgattatttcattttgcataaatatttaatacccATTATTTAGTATGCATTATGAGAGTTTCAAATTCCCATCAATGCCAAGGGCGCCGTTTACTCCATTTCATATGGGGAAAGTTTTGTGTggtaaatgaaatgtttattattttcttttgtgtgCGGTAGGTCAGCTAAACGAAATATTTTCCCCTCTATTGAAAGTTGAATGCGGGCAGATACATTTTGCGGTGACTGTGC is a window encoding:
- the LOC122620796 gene encoding golgin subfamily A member 7, coding for MSQGGGATPAGGNPTALQATGGGVVFSKVFIQRDYSEGTSVKFHTRLPAELEGMIERHVFEATINRLNEFYAEAEEGSCGTYCEGCIGCITAYLIYMCSETHYEKTLRKISKFVASQNERIYNAKGLQLIDPTYRGLRVIEITIFDRPGRT
- the LOC122619957 gene encoding hexokinase type 2; amino-acid sequence: MRRTSGLFTHSLFGPVLKIFFRDGKMPSLVNTEIEAAVKGFLIDQEKMTEVVERMTKEIKMGLAKDTHSRAVIKCFVSHVQDLPTGKERGKYLALDLGGSTFRVLLVNLLSEADVEIVSKSFNFPVTLMSGSGKALFDFLAECLSEFCHYHGLENESLPLGFTFSFPVQQQGLSKGILVAWTKGFSCEGVVGKNVVTLLQEAIDRRGDMKVNTVAILNDTVGTLMSCAFYHPNCRIGLIVGTGSNACYVEKTVNAECFEGYQTSPKPSMIINCEWGAFGDNGVLEFVRTTYDKIVDKVTPNPGKQTFEKCISGMYMGELVRLVVMDMVARDLMFHGTSSQKIQERWSFKSSYISDIESDAPGEYRSCNKVLSELGIVGCQEPDKEALRFICEAVSSRSAKLCACGLVTIINKMNINEVVIGIDGSVYRFHPKYHDLLQFHMKKLLKPGVKFELVVSEDGSGRGAALVAATAVKAKL
- the LOC122619958 gene encoding hexokinase type 1 gives rise to the protein MSISFNPEEDFPEVYKVCKLFHPSVEDLEKIRSSMDREITMGLSRDHHDRSTVPCHLSYVQDLPSGRERGQFLALEMMPTNCRIMLVKFSSENDIYTSSKCVIMPHTVAAGRGTELFNFLANSIANFVKEKKVEKENLPLGIAFAFTLKKHALDMGILVSWTKEFGAQGVIGKDVVQLLRDALAKFSDISVEVMGIINVGAGSLLGLCWAQPDTRMGLVMGSIANSCYVERVERCELYEGDEERKIMIINSDWAHFGDTGQLDFIRNEFDRQLDTESINPGSRIYEKFSGALCMGELVRIIVLRLMKSGSIFAEDRRDYIGIQWKLDMVSLIEIVSDPPGVYTKAQEVMDKFRIRHCKERDLAALKYICDTVTNRAAMLVASGVSCLINRMHLPEISIAVDGGIYRLHPTFSAVLNKYTRMLTDPKYKFEFVITQDSCGVGAAIMAGMAHANKYKTDAKLFTMDY
- the LOC122620169 gene encoding helix-loop-helix protein delilah, encoding MKSNTYELHNYADLNDMASATDAKDSRKRKTASARGEKYSLRQKRQKRGSNEDGEATSLPDFQLELDPIAEPASKSRKNAPTKSKTKAPPLSKYRRKTANARERTRMREINTAFETLRHCVPEAIKGEDAANTNEKLTKITTLRLAMKYITMLTDSMRDPSYESEFIGECLEESANREARVDLDASEEAEVEVELPVPVAKKPAKTKGSGKKSSAASKRQSQKQAKAVPQMPAISSGESCYATSSIGSPASSAYASLSSSSSNSHSSSSSPGLELDTLAGLNGLSALDSLLLDASDGDSLSCLSPGYGSLLTGSGESLLPGCRGDLPMSGLEKSDVELSLRLLDQSSKDSFDFASDQQPSACISSFSALDGYPFDLLHSDFPDMFLT